The genomic stretch gattactcATCATCGGACCATCCCACTAGACCACGTCGGTgcgcaccagcgtctaatgactgattactttgtggataacccctgttatccacccgagatattccgccggaTATTCAGGATGTCGCTACGGCTATTCAAcaatatagcgacgaatttggcggagcgttaccggtgcttcaccctccggcgtgatgcCGCGGGCCAGATCAGGCTGTCTAGGCAACAGAAGTACACCGCTGCACTCCggcagcttgcctacgccggaccagccgatatgttcgatgaatacctacagatgggtgagacgactggcCTCACGGTTCTTaggcagttttgtaaggggatccggAAAATTTTTGGTGGGAagtttctacggaagcccaCCCCTGATGAGTGTCAGAgcctgctggatatgcacggttcgatccacgggttcccaggaatgttaggaagcatcgattgcatgcattgggagtggaggaactgccatgtggcatggaaaggccagttcacaactggattcaaaagcaaacatccaacgaTGATTTTGGAAGCCGTTGCGGACTATCGTTTGCAGATCAGgaatgcgtatttcggtgtggcaggttcgaacaacgatatcaatgttcttcagtcatcgccgctcttcaactacgagtgccggggggagggtccataaatcagcttcgtagccaacggcacgcatacagtaggggctactatttggcagatggaatATATCCGCAGTGGCCCGTATTCGGCAAGACTGTCCGCCAACtggttggaccgaagaaacaatattttgcgcgcaaacaagagggtgctaggaaggatgttgagcgggcttttggtgtcctccaatcgcggtgggccATTATACTGTGCCCGACACGAGTTTgacacgaagatgatgtcgcgaatattatgttaacatGTGTCATATTggataatatgataatagaagatgaaggatttgcggcagagcgctGGGCGCAAGTAGAAGTCACGGTATTGCCTCCACGCCGATACaaatgggcgtaccacggagcaacgTTTCGATGATATGCacaggaccacatcacataccactctccaggccgatttgattgaagaagtgtgggcacgtaggggaggtggcggCGTAGTGTGAACACCTTTGTGATTTGCAttagattaaattttcgttgtataatttttcctgtACTTTACGACAAAAaattagttgtattttattttaattattcgttgtataattttactcttttgcaatacaacgatTATTCGGCcacaattacctcgttttctaattatttatattgcgatgattttaattatacttgattgaaactaaaaacattttaaaatgaaaattgattataaaattttgggactattggaagtgtccaccatagtggcggaaataaaattttgggaCTATGGATAAAAAAATTGTGGCTATGAATAAAAACTGGGGCGAAGCTATTGGGGTGTCTGTCTTATAGTGGACAACCTTAGGTTGGGActatagataaaaaaattggAGCCATAGATAAAAACTGAGGTAGAGCTATTGGGGGGTCTATGTTATAGTGGACACCTTATGTAATTATGTTTATCCATGTCGCAGGAGATATTTTCTCGTGGATAAGATTCACTACGTGCGGCTTCACCACCGCTCAAGAAGGCTCtctattttttaaagaaaaaattgaAGTTCAAAACGCAACGCACTCACCTCTTCTGTAGCTGCGATGTTTGATGATTGAATGCCTGAtacaaaaaaagagaataaatcaTGGCGATTGCTTcttgttttaatccattgaAATTCCATGGATGTGAGATATTTGGAGCTCTTCTTCATAGATCCAGTATTCGTCCTCTCGCCTCTGCAAGtgagtgtgttttttatttactttgcAAGGAAGGTGTTTGTGTTAATGCGCGTGAGAGATAAAGTGATGAAGTTTCATTCCAGATGTTGCGATGAAGCCTCTGGTGATTGAAGCAAGAGCGAATCAACGGACGGAGAGCCCGAAAATTCGCAACAGAAGAACAaggaaaaaagtaaaacaataaATTCATCACGCTTGATATTGGGATATATGTATGCGTTGTTGATATGTTTTTGGACAGTTTAACGGAACAGCAGCGCGGCCGAGGCTATCGGTATTCTGTTCGGAGAAGCAGCTGTATGCAATGCTGGTTGATGATCAGAATAAGAAGTGTTTGTTTTATGGAAGCAGTCTGCAGAAAACAGCGCGAAAGGATCCTTGTTGCTCCACTGCTGTAAGTATTTACTTGTGTAGATTCAGTAGTGAAATGGGAATGAAATGTGTGGAATTTTGGAATGCTAGGAGGCAGCAGAGCGGGTTGGGGAAGAGCTGATCAAGGCTTGTGAAGATCTGAACATAATGGAGATATCATCGTATGATCGGAATGGGCTGAGTGTGGGACAGCGGTTGCAAGCCTTTGAAGTTGCGATTGGTCGATATGGTTTCTTGAATCGCTAGAGATGTCCGTTCTGGTTTTTGCTTGCTGTCTAGAAGCAAATGTGTGTGCTAACTGCTACAAAACAGCAAACTTTAACCGTTTCAATTGTaaccttttttattttgttggaaGAAAAAAAGTGTCCTGCATCCCGTGTACTTAGCTCATTCACAATAGGGAGCTGTCCCACTGGCGGTCGGGACGGCTCCTTTTGTGGCAGCCGAGCTGTGGGAGGGCGGTGGCCGGCGCCGAGGGAACGGGCTTGGCTGTGGGCGGACGGCGCTCTCTCGGTGCCTATTGCGCGCCGAGCGGGAGCCGTCCCGAATGTttcctattaatttttttttatgtcaactctatatatacaactcattgcactttatttttttagtatttgataaacacaaacaattaaaatgaattaattagagGGCTTTTGGGAGGATTGTTGGAGGGCTATGATGATGTGATAGTAGGAATTTTTGGGAATACTGTCATTTGTTAATACTGTCATTTGCTAAAGAAAGTGTAGAGAAAATAAGGTAGATGAGACATTCCTCCCACCATAGATGATTCAATAATTCTAAACTTTGGTATTTACTTTTGGCTCTCTTTTTGTTAAATAACCATAATTCTTCCCCTAAAAGGTTATCTGTAGCATTTAGTGCGCCCTGAACTAAAAGTTCATGCAAGAGGTTGATCCAGGAGAAGAACACAGCGCCTTTTCTTTGAAATTGAAGATAGCAACTGGAAAGAAGCTGATCGATCAGtcttaatttgtgtataaattaaattttcattgGCTTTGGATGGGGCATCTGAGTATGTTAGGAGGACAATATGTTATGTCAAATGATTGTCAATAAAAATGCTTATATATGCTATTTCCCTGAAGAACAAATGGTAGCAAAACCTCCATACTAAATAGTTTCTTTGGCGCAGGATTCCTTGAATATTCCACGATCTTCCTCGATGGATGGTTCTCTGCGTTTATTTTCTGGCTTGTGCCCAAGATACATTTTCTTGTTTGTTCGAAAGAACCATATGATCTGTCATGGTCCTACCATCCCACATTTTCTACTATTGCTTTTTGCATTCTTCATGACTTTGCCATCCATGTTTCAACATAGATATCATGTGCATTCTGGATCCAGTGGCAGGTGTTGTGTTTTCTTGCACAAATTTTTTCCATTGTCTCCCTCAAATTTGCAGAGGTATAGGTGGTAGATTTATTAGTGCAACCATTTGGTAATTAAATGCCTTCACTGGAGGCATCTTAACTTTATTTGCATTTCTTGCCAACTGAAGTATTCGAACTTGTTTTAACATTTATGAGCTCTATAGGTTTTGCTTTGGTCTATATGGAAGACGAGCGTGATGCGGAGGATGCAATAAGGAAACTCGACAGAATTGAGTTTGGTAGAAAAGGACGCCAACTGCGTGTTGAGTGGACCAAGGTATATTACGAACGACCTATATAATATGCACATCACTCTTTATATCCTTAGTGCTTTTTAGCATATGTAACGTCTACCAGTTTTATTGCATTGATATATGTAGATTGATTCATTTCCTGCTATAACAAAATTGACatcatcaaattttaatttgcagCAAGAATGTGGTCGCAGTGGACGCTCCCAGGTCCATACCATATAGAGAAAGAGGTAGCCCTGATTATGGGCATGGTGCAGCCCAAATTTCCTAACCGAGCGAAGAAGCAGCCTGGCCTATGGCAGAGCCGCAAGCCCTGTTAATGATAGATATCGGAGGTaacttcatatttatttttatcttgaTTTTACTACTTCATACTACTAGTTATTGTGATTAAACTCAAAGTTCATTTAACATCGCATTTGTCATTTATCGCAGCCGCAGCCGCTCACCTCCTGTTCGTGAAAGATCTCGGTTTTGATTAAGAATTGTTATTAGAATTTTGCAATACatgttttcttttcttcctATTTTTGGGTTCCTTTGTGTTCTATTATTTGTGATTGCCAACCAAAATCTGCATGAATCAGGGAGAATGTAATGTTGTTTGCATTAAGAACATACctcctccgtccccaaagaatatgtaaAATTGgaaagaggtagagagaaaaagtaattaaagtattattagtggagaatgagtctcacctcattagagagaaaagacttttcaaaattagaaaatgcatattcttgtgggacggactaaaaaaagaaagagttcatattcttgtgggacggaatGATTATCTACTACTCATAATTCTGGATTTTATATGCGCCGTCGCTTTTGGTTATTccaaaagagtgaactacataaatggtgcATGATCTTAAACTTTCCCACGTAAATGGTATCTGATCTTTATTtcatatcgtttttggtactcCGTAACAAAAATAATCCTAGGTAccaaatatttgatttttttgttatagatgatatttttggaaattttaatcaaatagtaccaaacatgtgatttcttttttcttcctttcttatttctttttctcttctttagtttcttcttctttcttttttcttcattttcttttttctttttagtatttttatcttcctttattctttctttttttccttagttttatatttttcttttttttctcttattgttcttatttttttattgttttatacatacatctaattgtattaataatataaatcaagaacaaaatatctaattaaattaattgcttaaactaattaaattaattgaacttttaattaaattattttatactaggttgaaacacctaactaaaaatattcaattgtatatcattatgaatacaattcaaaatttaaatttttattaagaatatatttattagttattaatttaatataaaataataataatagttaccataatataatattttataattcataatttaaatagttatactataattatttattaattaatagtagtttttagtattataacaataataatattataataataattaaatataattataactataattttagttaagtatatttgaatgataataaaaaataaattaattattaatttataacatcaaaataataatattaatattgattaataatattataaagaGTGAGGGGAaggagagaagatattataataatatcacttttgatactagttttgtgtATGCCTAAAATATCCTCTATGATacaaatgagaaaatgtatttgtttagagggtattttggggtgaaaattgTATTAgttaccaaaaatgtgatttataggtaccaaaaacaatactccctccgttccatagtaatagaggcgtttcttttcagcacgaagattaagaaaattgtgtaaGGCGAGTTAAAGTAAAAgtagaataaagtggaaaatgaaaaggtagagagatgaagagagaataaagtaagagagagtaaagtaggtgtggagaaatgtgttgacttttactaaaaagggaaatgactttattactatgtaacataccaaaatgacaaaatgactctatttctatggaacggagggagtataaaataaagatcaagtACCATTTTTGTGTGAAAGTGAAAAATCGGGTACCATTTATGTAATTCACTCATTCCAAAAATCTATTACAAGGCCCCCAATGATTTTGTGGAATTGGGACTCTAGAATTCAAACCTTCAATTCTAAGTTCAAtgtttattataataaaatatttagatttgaaattaaattataatttcaaatctCTTAATTTCACAATTGAAATTTCATATCAAAGATAGATTCCTTCAATATATATCCATAACACACACAATAATGACCATATTCAAAATAtttggaaattttaaaaatacaaaaaatgtactaaaaaaaattgggaaagGGCTTAAGCCTTCTCCCTTTCCTTTATTGTGTCCGCCCATGCACAcaaatacaaataataatatacaCAATGCATACATGCACAATGGGTATACATACAAGCACTGCACATAAAACACACAcctcacatacacacacacaaagCGTATTGTGTGGCATAGTTTGTATATCTAGTGCGTATTGTGCGTGAGTAGTATGCGTATTGTGTGTGAGTAGTAAGATAGAGATGAGAAAATGGTAAGTGAGGGGGAAGGTAGTGGAAGTAGGCGTTATTGGATTATGCGGTCTACGTTACTAGTAATGTGTAAATGGTTAACAACTTTCCATATTTATACATGATCTAATTTTGAGGGACGGtacaaaatggtaaaattagcCTATTTTTTATAAGACGGATGaagtactcactccgtcccactcaagtgAATATGTAAAAATAAACCTCTCCCCTCTCTTCTCACTAAAATATTCAACTTCTCTAAACATACTCCGCACCTAATAACTCCTTATAAATTCGCGCGTCACTCAAGAATGTAGATATTCTTGAGTGGACGGAGAaggtattaatttttaaaataaaatatgaattgaatgaattagtagaatataaaatttacttgctatttataataaaaaagaattgaactctaattaaaaaaaagactaagagcatcagcaatggggcggacgatagcgcacCCGATGCGTCGGGCGCGCTATcatccgccattgtggcacagcggacgacggacgatgcgtcgtccgcgcccgacgcttagtccgcggacgaagcgcggatGATAtgacatcgtccgcccactgtgggcgacgcggacgatggcacggacgatgcaacgcgttttagtttttttttattttaaaattaaaaaaatttgtttatatatataccctgacttcacttttcatttgtaacttttcgattcacttttcaactctcaaattacgctatacaatggattccggtggatactcaagtcctaaTAGCCCGACGTTTGGAGATGTCGCATGGTGGCCGGGAACACAACctggcgaatatcggtcgttcgacgccaGCCAGACGTACGATCCGgacttcagtacggattcgtacggtctctccGACATGGAGCCGTTGCCAACTCGCCATGCCCCCGCTCCATGTCGCGCGGCCGCCGCTCCCGCCAGAAAGAAACGGACCAAGCAAGTCGCGAggaagttgccacctccggcaacgaaagaagagtacgcccccggccgtacgaactaccagtcggatgaaaccctcgttttggcgaggtgttgggtggatatatcggaggacccgatattcgccaacaaccagaagcagctcgcgtactgggagcgcatcgctgagcgcgtacaagcgccaacgggagcagctccgcaagcactgagatcaggtgaagaagcaagtcaacctgttcgcggcggagtaccagaagtgctcgagggatcagggaagcggcgagagcttgagcgacgtgcgcgatagagtgatgttgtcgtaccagtccatgtacggcgacttcaagcatttcaacatctgagcgctcttgagggacaagcagaagttctaAGGCGGGGTTCTGCACATCGGTgcggcgaagaggacgaagaccaccgacaccggtggttacacgaccagcaaaagcggaactcgtccggtggacctcaaccagacgtgcacggaggaagagagttctggcacaccgatgtcccctagcggcgtcccataggcgtcaaggctgcaaagaacaaggggaaggcgaaggtgACATCCTCCTCGGCCACCCCTCACCGATCCCAACCCCGACCCCGGCGACAGTTGCCTACGCGGATTTGGCAACCGcctcgatggcgaggacgttgttggatacgcacaacGCCCCTATGAGGTGTACGAATCCGACCAACCTGAGCGCCTCCAGAGGTTGAGCGATGAGTTGAGtcggaagttggggcttttgtaggatagtctctttttttatttctaactcgtgtaactttgtttttataatcaatgaattttttgccgttcttagttaatcgttgtgttttttaataagtttgcatttatatatttgtaaacagttaagttaattaattaacaaaacagttAAAATGCTTAGGACGCGGCTTAGGGCGCCTCACAGCAGGTGgaagggcaggaggataaaatgctgacgtggcgatGCATAGAGTGGgctttagggcgcgccttaggatGCCCCATTATTGATGctctaaaatgataaaaatgcaCTCTTAATTGTAGTAGTACGGAGGGAGGAGTATTTAAAGTCCAATATTGATATACCTGGCCTAGGACAAGATAGTCGATTGTCGAAAACCCAATGGAGGGCAAAATAGACTTCTCATGCGGGATGGGATTGGATTCAGACAATGTTACCTCGCTACAAGTGAGGAAGAAAAAGCCAACGTGTTTTAGCACGCCCCGAAACCTACATGGCACACCACGTCAGCCGCTCAACCTCGATATCGCCGCAGCGCATTCAAATTTCAATCCGAAAAAACCCCACAACGGTCAGATCCACTGTTTCGCCCCTCGATCCTCACCATCCGATCACCGCATTGCCCCTACACACCACTAAAATAGAGTAGAGAAACGGTGGGAGACAGTTCTGACAACATCTTCTTCCGTGAGAGGAGCgagtgttttgattttgaaatacTCCTATTGTTTGGAATTTTGAACTGGAGTCGTTGTTCTCTTCTTCGGCGTTTTTGTCAGTTTCCCTTAAAAGCCCAAATTCTCTAACAAACGCAGCTGTTTTCAAATTGCGTGACTGCATTGTGCTTTGCTGGCTTCTCCTTctctatttcaaaattaatttaacatcagattctctctctcctccttcCTACTAAAACTTGTGTAGTCGACCGTTTCAGCTTCTACTTACTAGAGCTTACGTCTCTGATGCTTTCTGCATATAACAAAGGTATAACCTTTCTCAAATTCTTGCTTTCTTTTCTGcttgagtgtgtgtgtgtgtgtgtgttttgatgCTGTGGGTCAGGTAGTTGTGAGATTCTTTTCCTTTTATCTTCAAAATGAAATTTGAGAAATTATAGATTCCGGTTTGAGAAAATTTTTTAAAGAGATCTGGGGACCAATCCACATTCTTGGCCTAATATTGAGTAAcgatctctctccctctctctcccctCTTCTGGAGATAAAAAGaggaggaaaataaagttttgtTCTTTAAGCTGTATTTGAATGATCCATTTCATGGCTGCTATGGAAAGGAAACACACTGAAAAAAAGAGATTCTTTTATTTTCTCCGTGTATCCTTATTTGGGGTTTCCTTCGCAATCTAGACACCAAATTCTGCTCCATCGTTCTAGATTGAGAGTGAGGTAGATGCATATCAATCCATCATTGtaagaattattttctgattgtGAATTTTGCTTGCAGAGATTAAAGTAGAGAAACTGTGTATTGGTGGCTGAAAAAGGTGTTGAGTGCCTTGAATGGTTGGCAAAAGACAAAAGCAAGTTGAGGTAGTCAATGTTACAAAATCATTGTGTATTTATTGCatcaaattaatttgtttaattctctctccctctctctgttGGCCCATATCAGAAATTCACATATGCACTCTAGACATATATGTATGTACAACTGGAGATGGAGACACCTATCGTCTCTTCAAAGCCAAGTCTTTTTCCCTTATCAAATACACTGTGAAGAAGATCGAAATTTT from Salvia splendens isolate huo1 chromosome 4, SspV2, whole genome shotgun sequence encodes the following:
- the LOC121801358 gene encoding 50S ribosomal protein L18-like, translating into MAIASCFNPLKFHGCEIFGALLHRSSIRPLASANVAMKPLVIEARANQRTESPKIRNRRTRKKFNGTAARPRLSVFCSEKQLYAMLVDDQNKKCLFYGSSLQKTARKDPCCSTAEAAERVGEELIKACEDLNIMEISSYDRNGLSVGQRLQAFEVAIGRYGFLNR